A window of the Pedobacter frigiditerrae genome harbors these coding sequences:
- a CDS encoding NADH-quinone oxidoreductase subunit B, translating to MSEINIVDAPPGIEGSGFFATSLDKVIGLARSHSLWPLPFATSCCGIEFMATMGSHYDFGRFGAERLSFSPRQADLLMVMGTIAKKMGPVLKQVYLQMAEPRWVIAVGACASSGGIFDTYSVLQGIDEIIPVDVYVPGCPPRPEAILDGFGKIQELVKNESGRRRYSDQYKQMLASYGIE from the coding sequence ATGAGTGAAATTAATATAGTAGATGCGCCACCGGGTATAGAAGGCTCAGGCTTTTTTGCTACCTCTTTAGATAAGGTTATCGGTTTGGCTCGTTCACATTCATTGTGGCCTTTACCGTTTGCAACTTCTTGTTGTGGTATCGAGTTTATGGCAACCATGGGTTCGCATTACGATTTTGGTCGTTTTGGTGCAGAAAGATTAAGTTTTTCTCCACGCCAGGCAGACCTTTTGATGGTGATGGGTACCATTGCAAAAAAGATGGGTCCTGTTTTAAAACAAGTTTATCTACAAATGGCAGAGCCTCGTTGGGTAATTGCTGTTGGTGCTTGCGCATCTAGCGGAGGTATTTTTGATACTTATTCCGTTTTACAAGGCATTGATGAGATTATTCCTGTTGATGTTTATGTTCCAGGTTGTCCTCCTCGTCCGGAAGCTATTTTAGATGGCTTTGGTAAGATACAGGAACTGGTTAAGAACGAATCTGGCAGAAGAAGATATTCTGATCAATACAAACAAATGTTAGCTTCTTACGGAATAGAATAA
- the nuoF gene encoding NADH-quinone oxidoreductase subunit NuoF — translation MGRKLLLEHINVPGINTLAVYREKGGYRAVEKALKTLTPDEVVEEVKKSGLRGRGGAGFPTGMKWSFLAKPEGVARYLVCNADESEPGTFKDRYLMTYIPHALIEGMIVASFALGAKTSYIYVRGEMMPQIRILEKAIAEAKAAGFLGKNILGTGYDLELYVQPGGGAYICGEETALLESLEGKRGNPRIKPPFPAIAGLYGCPTVVNNVESIAAVVPIINDGGDEYAKIGIGRSTGTKLISASGNLVKPGVYEIELGLPVEEFIYSDEYCGGIANGKRLKATVAGGSSVPILPANLTLKYANGEPRLMSYESLSEGGFATGTMLGSGGFIAFDEDQCIVRNTWNFSRFYHHESCGQCSPCREGTGWLEKVLHRLEYGHGKMSDIDLLVDVSKKIEGNTICPLGDAAAWPVASAIRHFRDEFEWHVKEPVKSLSSNYGLANYAVPIEKKVEEVKQDNL, via the coding sequence ATGGGACGTAAACTATTATTAGAACATATTAACGTACCTGGCATTAACACGCTAGCTGTTTATCGAGAAAAAGGTGGTTATCGTGCAGTAGAAAAAGCACTTAAAACCTTAACTCCTGATGAAGTGGTTGAAGAAGTTAAGAAATCAGGCTTACGTGGTAGAGGTGGTGCAGGTTTCCCAACGGGGATGAAATGGAGCTTCTTGGCAAAACCAGAAGGCGTTGCTCGCTATTTGGTTTGTAATGCCGATGAATCTGAGCCTGGAACTTTCAAAGACAGATATTTAATGACTTACATTCCTCACGCTTTAATTGAAGGAATGATTGTCGCAAGTTTTGCCCTTGGTGCTAAAACATCATACATCTACGTTCGTGGTGAAATGATGCCTCAAATCCGTATTCTAGAAAAAGCAATTGCTGAAGCTAAGGCTGCTGGGTTTTTAGGTAAGAATATTTTAGGAACAGGATACGATTTAGAATTATATGTACAGCCAGGTGGTGGTGCTTACATCTGCGGAGAAGAAACTGCTTTGTTAGAATCGCTAGAAGGTAAAAGAGGGAATCCTCGTATTAAACCTCCTTTCCCTGCAATTGCGGGGTTATATGGTTGTCCGACAGTAGTAAATAATGTTGAATCAATTGCTGCAGTTGTGCCAATCATTAACGATGGTGGGGATGAATATGCTAAAATTGGTATTGGTAGAAGTACAGGTACAAAATTAATATCAGCTTCTGGAAACTTGGTAAAACCAGGTGTATATGAGATTGAATTAGGCTTACCAGTTGAAGAGTTTATTTATTCTGATGAATATTGCGGTGGTATTGCAAATGGTAAAAGACTTAAAGCTACTGTAGCTGGAGGTTCTTCTGTGCCTATCTTGCCTGCCAATTTAACCTTAAAATATGCCAATGGTGAACCTCGTTTAATGAGTTACGAATCACTTTCTGAAGGTGGTTTTGCAACAGGAACGATGTTGGGTTCAGGTGGTTTCATCGCTTTTGATGAAGACCAATGTATTGTTAGAAATACTTGGAATTTCTCTCGTTTTTATCATCATGAAAGCTGCGGACAATGTTCTCCTTGTCGTGAAGGTACTGGCTGGTTAGAAAAAGTATTACATAGATTAGAGTACGGACACGGAAAAATGAGCGATATCGACTTGTTAGTTGATGTGTCTAAAAAAATTGAAGGAAATACAATTTGTCCATTGGGCGATGCAGCGGCTTGGCCAGTTGCAAGTGCAATTAGACATTTTAGAGATGAGTTTGAATGGCATGTAAAAGAGCCAGTTAAAAGCTTAAGCAGTAATTATGGTTTGGCCAATTACGCTGTTCCGATAGAGAAAAAAGTTGAAGAAGTTAAACAGGATAATCTTTAA
- a CDS encoding TonB family protein, whose amino-acid sequence MFGSKIDLFNKEWLDVVFAKKNKSYGAYELRQTNAKNTTKSLLIASAIFILLFVGPKIYALIAGILPEPPPEKMIEVTMQPPPPINPEVKTPPPVEPPPPKQDQIKFPPPIVKPDNEVQDEEPPKLEDLKKADPGQKTIEGDPTADIVQIAPAGEGPKQAQVVEDNTVYNFVSMENPPNYPGGLDKFYKYLGDNIKYPPMAAENNIQGKVLVSFTVEKDGSLTDLKVERKLGYGTDEEAMRVLKLSKRWNPGMQNGKPVRVKYNIPISFNLAQ is encoded by the coding sequence ATGTTTGGATCTAAAATAGATTTATTTAACAAAGAATGGCTTGATGTAGTTTTTGCAAAAAAGAATAAAAGTTATGGAGCTTATGAGCTTCGTCAAACAAATGCAAAGAATACAACTAAATCATTATTAATTGCATCGGCGATATTTATATTACTGTTTGTTGGGCCTAAAATTTACGCCTTAATAGCAGGAATATTGCCTGAACCACCTCCAGAAAAAATGATTGAGGTGACAATGCAACCACCTCCACCAATTAATCCGGAAGTAAAAACACCGCCGCCAGTTGAACCACCACCACCAAAGCAGGATCAGATTAAATTCCCTCCTCCAATTGTGAAACCAGATAACGAGGTGCAAGATGAAGAGCCGCCTAAATTGGAAGACTTGAAGAAAGCAGACCCCGGTCAGAAAACTATTGAAGGTGATCCAACGGCAGATATCGTTCAGATAGCTCCTGCAGGTGAAGGACCAAAACAAGCACAGGTTGTAGAGGATAACACCGTATATAACTTTGTTAGTATGGAAAATCCACCTAACTATCCTGGAGGTTTGGACAAGTTCTACAAATACCTAGGTGATAACATTAAATATCCACCAATGGCTGCTGAGAACAATATTCAAGGTAAGGTATTGGTTTCATTTACGGTAGAAAAAGACGGATCTTTAACAGATCTAAAAGTAGAACGTAAATTAGGCTATGGTACGGATGAAGAAGCAATGAGGGTATTAAAATTGAGCAAACGCTGGAATCCAGGTATGCAAAACGGTAAACCAGTTCGTGTAAAATATAACATTCCAATTAGCTTTAACTTAGCGCAATAA
- a CDS encoding 2Fe-2S iron-sulfur cluster-binding protein, which translates to MSDLMKVTIDGITVEVAPGTSILNAARQIGGDIVPPAMCYYSKLEGSGGKCRTCIVKVSKGSEKDPRPMPKLVASCRTTVMDGMEVQNITSPEVLEARNGVVEMLLINHPLDCPICDQAGECDLQNLGYENGLQRTRYEFERRTFERIDIGDKIQLHMNRCILCYRCVFTADQITNKRVHGILNRGDHSEISTYIQTAVDNDFSGNVIDVCPVGALTDKTFRFKNRVWFTKPVDAHRNCDHEKCNGKVTLWYKGADVLRVTARKDQFGEVEEFICNECRFEKKATSDWNIEQPTAIADTSVIASNHYDTFKPLPVIKENLALQEANKVELEKSTKF; encoded by the coding sequence ATGAGTGATTTAATGAAAGTTACTATTGATGGTATAACGGTAGAAGTAGCACCGGGTACAAGTATTCTCAATGCCGCAAGGCAAATTGGGGGTGATATTGTGCCACCTGCGATGTGTTATTATTCTAAGTTAGAAGGTAGTGGTGGTAAATGTCGTACTTGTATTGTTAAGGTAAGTAAAGGTTCTGAAAAAGACCCTCGTCCGATGCCTAAGCTAGTTGCTTCTTGCCGTACTACGGTGATGGATGGAATGGAAGTTCAAAATATTACTTCTCCTGAGGTTTTAGAAGCTAGAAATGGTGTTGTTGAGATGTTATTGATTAACCACCCATTAGATTGCCCAATTTGTGACCAAGCTGGTGAGTGCGATTTACAAAATTTAGGCTACGAAAATGGCTTACAACGTACTCGTTATGAGTTTGAACGTCGGACTTTCGAAAGAATTGATATAGGTGATAAAATTCAGTTGCACATGAACAGATGCATTTTATGTTATCGTTGTGTGTTTACTGCCGACCAAATTACCAATAAGCGTGTTCACGGAATTTTAAATCGTGGAGACCATTCAGAAATTTCTACTTATATCCAAACAGCAGTTGATAACGATTTCTCAGGAAACGTAATCGATGTATGTCCGGTAGGAGCGTTGACAGATAAAACTTTCAGGTTTAAAAATAGAGTTTGGTTTACTAAACCTGTAGATGCACATAGAAATTGCGACCATGAAAAGTGCAATGGTAAGGTTACGCTTTGGTATAAAGGAGCTGATGTTTTACGTGTTACAGCCCGTAAAGACCAATTTGGAGAGGTTGAAGAGTTTATTTGTAATGAATGTAGATTTGAGAAAAAAGCAACTTCAGATTGGAACATTGAACAACCAACTGCTATTGCTGATACTTCAGTAATTGCATCAAATCACTACGATACTTTTAAACCTTTACCGGTTATTAAAGAAAATTTAGCTTTACAAGAAGCAAATAAAGTTGAACTAGAAAAAAGCACTAAATTCTAA
- a CDS encoding NADH-quinone oxidoreductase subunit C, protein MAKATNTEIIDLLGEKFGEQLFDVTEPYGLLTFSTTKDKVINVLSFLKENGKINFNFLTDLTAVHYPEKNQIAVVYHLHSMVSGIRVRLKVFLHENDAAIPTASTLWNAANWMERETYDFFGVKFEGHPDLRRILNMDDLGVHPMLKQYPLEDPNRVDKKDEYFGR, encoded by the coding sequence ATGGCTAAAGCAACAAATACAGAAATTATTGATTTGCTTGGCGAGAAATTCGGAGAGCAACTTTTTGATGTAACAGAACCATATGGCTTACTTACTTTTTCTACCACAAAAGATAAAGTAATTAATGTTTTATCTTTCTTAAAGGAAAATGGAAAAATCAATTTCAACTTCCTGACTGACCTAACAGCAGTTCACTATCCAGAAAAAAATCAAATAGCAGTGGTTTACCATTTGCACAGTATGGTTAGCGGAATTAGAGTAAGGCTTAAAGTTTTCTTACATGAGAATGACGCAGCTATTCCAACTGCATCCACTTTGTGGAACGCTGCAAATTGGATGGAAAGAGAAACGTATGATTTTTTTGGAGTTAAGTTTGAAGGACATCCTGATTTAAGAAGGATTTTAAATATGGACGATTTGGGTGTACATCCTATGCTTAAACAATATCCACTAGAAGATCCAAACAGAGTTGATAAAAAAGACGAATACTTTGGTAGATAA
- a CDS encoding substrate-binding domain-containing protein: protein MKKIIFLLIFAVGVIASCNRKKTNKIPETRTSGTTKILVDESFSRILDDQIMVFKSEYPDASVTTTVGNEYKILPKFLNGEVKMIILSRMLRPSEESYYNQLKFAIYTDRFAIDGIALIANANNLDTNITVNEVFDIMKGNSKAGKKLVFDNASSSTVKYFMDSAKVTQLPKVGVYTLQTNNDVIKYVSENKDYIGVVGVNWLSESNKDILSYLPHIKIMGVKNVTGKKGSDSYYKPTQNALINGLYPFLRNVYLINAEGRDGLGTGFANWLNSPRGQLIVLKSGLGPHKMISRDFNIKNTN from the coding sequence ATGAAAAAAATAATTTTCTTATTAATTTTTGCAGTTGGGGTAATCGCTTCTTGTAACCGAAAAAAAACAAATAAAATTCCTGAAACCAGAACTTCAGGGACGACCAAAATTTTGGTTGACGAATCGTTTTCAAGAATTTTGGATGATCAAATTATGGTTTTCAAAAGCGAGTATCCGGATGCTTCGGTTACAACTACTGTAGGGAATGAATATAAAATTTTACCAAAGTTTTTAAATGGTGAAGTTAAGATGATTATTTTGTCTAGAATGCTAAGACCTTCTGAAGAGAGTTATTATAATCAGTTGAAATTTGCTATTTATACTGATCGGTTTGCGATAGATGGAATAGCATTAATTGCTAATGCGAACAATTTAGATACCAATATCACCGTTAATGAAGTCTTTGATATCATGAAGGGTAACTCAAAGGCTGGTAAAAAACTTGTTTTTGATAATGCAAGTTCAAGTACGGTAAAGTATTTTATGGATTCGGCAAAAGTTACGCAATTACCAAAGGTTGGGGTGTATACTTTACAAACCAATAATGATGTAATTAAATATGTATCAGAAAATAAGGATTACATAGGAGTTGTTGGAGTTAACTGGTTGTCAGAGAGCAACAAAGACATTTTGTCATATTTGCCTCACATAAAAATAATGGGAGTAAAAAATGTAACTGGGAAAAAAGGAAGTGATTCTTATTACAAACCTACTCAAAATGCATTGATCAATGGACTTTATCCATTTTTAAGAAATGTTTACTTAATTAATGCTGAAGGGAGAGACGGTTTAGGCACAGGATTTGCAAATTGGTTAAATAGCCCTCGTGGTCAGTTAATCGTACTCAAATCAGGACTAGGTCCTCATAAGATGATATCAAGGGATTTTAACATAAAGAACACGAACTAA
- a CDS encoding NADH-quinone oxidoreductase subunit I, which yields MESLSNKKKVLEQKPLNLAERMYLPAIVKGLGTTMSHFFKKSSTIRYPEQEREFSINWRGMHSLKRDEEGRERCTACGLCALSCPAEAITMIAAERKPEEKELYREEKYAAVYEINMLRCIFCGLCEEACPKEAIYLDGPIVPSDYLRKDFIYGKDKLVEAPLEK from the coding sequence ATGGAATCATTAAGTAATAAGAAAAAAGTACTTGAACAAAAACCACTTAACTTGGCAGAGCGCATGTATTTGCCTGCTATCGTTAAAGGTTTAGGTACTACAATGAGCCACTTTTTTAAGAAAAGTTCTACCATTAGGTATCCAGAGCAAGAGAGAGAATTTTCTATCAACTGGAGAGGAATGCACTCTTTAAAAAGAGATGAAGAAGGAAGGGAGCGCTGTACAGCTTGTGGTTTATGTGCATTATCATGTCCTGCAGAGGCGATTACCATGATTGCGGCTGAGCGTAAACCAGAAGAGAAGGAATTATATAGAGAAGAAAAATATGCAGCAGTTTATGAAATTAACATGTTGCGTTGTATTTTCTGTGGGTTATGTGAAGAAGCTTGTCCTAAAGAAGCTATTTATTTAGATGGACCAATTGTGCCATCTGATTATTTGCGTAAGGATTTTATTTATGGGAAAGATAAATTGGTTGAAGCACCTTTAGAAAAATAG
- a CDS encoding biopolymer transporter ExbD: protein MPRVKVPRKSTSVDMTAMCDVAFLLLTFFILTATSRQPDPLDIKTPSSTVLFKVPDKDLAVLSIGKGKVFIEIIGKDVKMLTLQKMAALYSTQFTKSEAERFGVIGSFGIPFGNLKQFINADAKDRKQIEESLKGIPTDSTTNNDLYRWIEQSRRAVAELHNTEMRVSIKGDSEEEYPVVRKIVEVLQKQKVNKFSLITSAEAAAK from the coding sequence ATGCCTAGAGTAAAAGTTCCAAGAAAGAGTACCTCAGTAGACATGACCGCAATGTGCGATGTGGCCTTCTTGTTGTTAACTTTCTTTATTTTAACGGCAACTTCACGTCAACCAGATCCTTTGGATATTAAAACTCCATCGTCTACGGTTCTCTTCAAGGTGCCTGATAAAGACTTAGCAGTTTTAAGTATCGGTAAAGGAAAAGTTTTCATTGAGATCATTGGTAAAGATGTGAAAATGTTAACCCTCCAAAAAATGGCGGCCTTGTACAGCACTCAGTTTACAAAATCAGAAGCAGAACGTTTTGGTGTAATAGGTTCATTTGGTATACCATTTGGAAATCTAAAACAATTTATCAATGCTGATGCTAAAGATCGTAAGCAGATAGAGGAGTCATTAAAAGGTATTCCCACAGACTCTACAACTAACAATGATCTTTATAGATGGATTGAGCAATCTCGTAGAGCTGTTGCTGAATTACATAATACGGAAATGCGTGTAAGCATAAAAGGAGATTCTGAAGAGGAATATCCAGTTGTTAGGAAAATTGTAGAAGTGCTTCAAAAGCAAAAAGTTAACAAATTTAGTTTAATCACATCAGCCGAAGCTGCTGCTAAATAA
- a CDS encoding NADH-quinone oxidoreductase subunit A has protein sequence METASSAQDFLPIIFQVIVALGFVVVTLFATHFLGPKRKTSDKLSTFEAGVKVVGNARQPFSIKYFLVAILFVLFDVEVIFMYPWAVNFRELGWNGIIEMFIFMGTLLLGFIYILKKKALDWT, from the coding sequence ATGGAAACTGCAAGTTCGGCACAAGATTTTTTACCTATTATATTTCAAGTTATTGTTGCTTTAGGCTTTGTGGTAGTAACATTGTTTGCTACACACTTTTTAGGTCCTAAACGTAAAACGAGTGATAAGCTTTCGACATTTGAGGCAGGTGTTAAAGTGGTAGGTAATGCTCGTCAGCCATTTTCTATTAAATATTTCTTAGTTGCTATATTGTTTGTGCTTTTTGATGTAGAGGTTATTTTTATGTATCCTTGGGCTGTAAATTTTAGAGAATTAGGATGGAATGGAATCATCGAAATGTTCATCTTTATGGGAACACTCTTGTTAGGTTTCATCTATATTTTAAAGAAAAAAGCTTTAGACTGGACATAG
- a CDS encoding NADH-quinone oxidoreductase subunit D: MKHNQPVYTDNDPQSELVTLNLGPTHPATHGVFQNVLQLDGERIVSGVSTIGYIHRAFEKIAEHRPFYQITPLTDRLNYCSSPINNMGWHMTVEKLLNIQVPKRVDYLRVIIMELARISDHIICNTIIAQDTGATTTFLYLFQFREHIYEIYEEICGARLTTNIGRIGGLERDFNDIAFAKINKFLKEFPVALREFESLLNRNRIFIDRTAGVAEVSQENALSFGWTGPLLRATGVDYDVRTSEPYSSYQDFDFEIPVGTSGDIYDRYLVRNEEMWQSVRIIEQALEKLKAEPKGIFHADVPEFYLPGKEQVYNNMEALIYHFKIVMGEIDAPKAEVYHAVEGGNGELGFYLINDGGRTPYRLHFRRPSFINYSMFAKMSEGMLLSDAIINMSSMNIIAGELDA, translated from the coding sequence ATGAAGCACAATCAACCAGTATATACAGATAATGATCCGCAGAGCGAATTGGTAACCCTAAATTTAGGTCCAACTCACCCTGCTACACACGGTGTTTTTCAAAACGTTTTGCAATTAGATGGCGAGCGTATTGTTAGCGGAGTTTCTACCATTGGATATATCCATAGAGCATTTGAGAAAATTGCTGAACATCGTCCATTCTATCAAATTACACCTTTAACCGATCGTTTAAATTATTGTTCATCTCCTATTAATAACATGGGATGGCACATGACGGTTGAGAAATTATTGAACATCCAAGTCCCAAAACGTGTTGATTACCTCCGTGTAATTATCATGGAATTGGCAAGGATTTCAGATCATATCATCTGTAACACTATTATTGCCCAAGATACTGGAGCAACTACAACTTTCCTTTACTTATTCCAGTTTAGAGAACATATCTACGAGATTTACGAAGAGATTTGTGGTGCTCGTTTAACGACTAACATTGGTCGAATTGGAGGTTTAGAAAGAGATTTTAATGATATCGCGTTTGCGAAAATCAATAAGTTTTTAAAAGAATTCCCTGTAGCATTAAGAGAATTTGAAAGTCTGTTAAACCGTAACCGTATTTTTATTGATCGTACTGCAGGTGTTGCTGAAGTAAGTCAAGAAAATGCTTTAAGTTTTGGTTGGACTGGCCCTTTATTACGTGCAACAGGGGTTGATTATGATGTTCGTACTAGTGAACCATATTCATCTTATCAAGATTTCGACTTTGAAATTCCTGTAGGTACAAGTGGTGATATTTATGATCGTTACTTAGTTCGTAACGAAGAAATGTGGCAAAGTGTGAGGATTATTGAGCAAGCTTTAGAGAAACTAAAAGCCGAGCCAAAAGGTATTTTCCACGCTGATGTGCCAGAATTTTACTTGCCAGGAAAAGAACAAGTTTACAATAACATGGAAGCATTAATCTATCACTTTAAAATTGTGATGGGAGAAATTGATGCACCAAAAGCAGAAGTTTATCACGCTGTTGAAGGTGGTAACGGAGAGCTAGGTTTTTATTTGATAAACGATGGAGGTAGAACACCTTATCGTTTGCACTTTAGAAGGCCAAGTTTTATTAATTATTCGATGTTCGCAAAAATGAGTGAAGGTATGCTTTTATCAGATGCCATTATTAACATGAGTAGCATGAACATTATTGCAGGAGAATTAGATGCTTAA
- the nuoH gene encoding NADH-quinone oxidoreductase subunit NuoH, which translates to MDINFVIEKFLLVTILFSISLVIAMYSTYAERKVAAFLQDRLGPDRAGPFGILQPLADGLKMFMKEEIIPSNASKWLFMVGPGLAMLCACIGTAVIPWGQDLTINGRAVPLQVTDINVGVLYLFGVVSLGVYGVMIGGWASNNKYSLLSAIRAASQNISYEVAMGLSIIALLLMTNTLSLKEIVAQQHGWHWNVLYQPLGFIIFMVCSFAETNRAPFDLPECETELIGGYHTEYSSMKLGFYLFAEYINMFVSSAVMATLYFGGYNYPWMDTVAGMVSPNTAALIGTVVLFIKIFAFIFFFMWVRWTIPRFRYDQLMNLGWKGLIPLAIANIIITGIVIAVVNKF; encoded by the coding sequence ATGGATATAAATTTTGTAATCGAGAAGTTTTTGCTGGTGACTATTTTATTTTCCATTAGCTTGGTAATAGCGATGTATTCTACTTACGCAGAACGTAAAGTGGCGGCATTTTTACAAGATAGACTTGGACCTGATAGAGCTGGTCCCTTTGGTATTTTACAACCATTAGCAGATGGTTTAAAAATGTTCATGAAGGAAGAAATTATCCCTTCAAATGCAAGTAAATGGTTGTTTATGGTAGGTCCTGGTTTGGCAATGCTTTGTGCTTGTATTGGTACAGCAGTTATTCCATGGGGTCAAGATTTAACTATTAACGGAAGAGCAGTTCCATTGCAAGTAACAGATATAAACGTTGGTGTACTTTATTTATTTGGAGTAGTATCATTAGGTGTTTATGGTGTAATGATTGGCGGATGGGCATCTAACAATAAGTATTCATTATTAAGTGCTATTAGAGCGGCATCTCAAAACATCAGTTATGAGGTGGCAATGGGTTTATCTATCATTGCTCTGCTTTTAATGACCAATACTTTAAGTTTAAAGGAAATTGTTGCACAACAACATGGTTGGCACTGGAATGTACTTTATCAGCCACTAGGATTTATCATTTTTATGGTTTGTTCTTTTGCTGAAACTAATCGTGCACCTTTCGACTTACCAGAGTGTGAAACTGAACTAATTGGTGGTTACCATACAGAGTATTCTTCAATGAAATTAGGTTTCTATTTATTTGCTGAGTACATCAATATGTTTGTTTCATCAGCCGTGATGGCAACTTTATATTTTGGTGGTTACAATTATCCTTGGATGGATACTGTTGCTGGAATGGTTAGTCCGAATACTGCAGCATTAATTGGAACAGTTGTGTTATTCATAAAAATATTTGCATTTATCTTCTTCTTCATGTGGGTACGTTGGACAATCCCTCGTTTCCGTTATGATCAGTTGATGAATTTAGGTTGGAAGGGATTAATCCCTCTAGCTATTGCAAACATCATTATTACAGGTATTGTTATCGCTGTTGTAAATAAGTTTTAA
- a CDS encoding biopolymer transporter ExbD, with protein sequence MAELNTGGGGDKGGKVRSKKQSTRVDLTAMVDLAFLLITFFMLTTSLSKPLAMDIAKPDKDIKDENRKELKASQTMTILLGKNNKIAWYMGVPSPNTPPTIEGFGDIRASLLKNKQEVKEKMGGKDIVIVIKPTDGSTYKNFVDIMDELSITKTNINAPAIDDDPAHLMDSEKDFMRAQGILK encoded by the coding sequence ATGGCAGAATTAAATACCGGCGGGGGTGGCGATAAAGGTGGTAAAGTAAGAAGTAAAAAACAATCTACAAGAGTAGACTTAACCGCAATGGTTGATTTGGCTTTCTTGTTAATTACTTTCTTCATGTTAACCACTTCCTTATCTAAACCATTAGCAATGGACATCGCTAAACCCGATAAGGATATAAAAGATGAAAACAGAAAAGAACTGAAAGCATCTCAAACAATGACTATTTTACTAGGTAAAAACAATAAAATTGCTTGGTATATGGGCGTTCCATCTCCAAATACTCCTCCTACAATTGAAGGCTTTGGAGATATTAGAGCTTCTTTATTAAAAAATAAGCAAGAAGTTAAGGAAAAAATGGGTGGTAAGGATATAGTTATAGTAATTAAACCAACCGACGGTTCTACTTACAAAAATTTTGTAGATATCATGGATGAGTTAAGCATTACTAAAACAAATATCAATGCTCCAGCAATTGATGATGATCCTGCCCATTTAATGGATAGTGAGAAGGATTTTATGAGAGCTCAAGGGATTTTAAAATAA
- a CDS encoding NAD(P)H-dependent oxidoreductase subunit E, whose product MLKIEEQQQPVEFSSALVEKFDEIVSRYPAGKQKSALLPLLHLVQAEFGWTSAPAMDKVAEYLNIEPIEVYEVASFYSMYFLQPKGKYVLEVCRTGPCCLVGAEKIMSHIEGKLGVKEGEVTADGLFSWRGVECLAACGYAPVLQIGPEYTFYENLTEQSVDTLIDNLRNK is encoded by the coding sequence ATGCTTAAAATAGAAGAACAACAACAACCTGTAGAATTTTCATCGGCTTTGGTAGAAAAGTTTGATGAGATTGTTAGTCGTTATCCCGCTGGAAAACAAAAATCAGCTTTGCTACCTTTATTACATTTGGTACAAGCAGAATTTGGTTGGACTAGTGCTCCTGCAATGGATAAAGTTGCTGAGTATTTGAATATCGAGCCAATAGAGGTTTATGAAGTGGCGTCTTTTTATAGCATGTACTTTTTACAACCTAAGGGAAAATATGTGTTAGAAGTTTGCAGAACTGGACCTTGTTGTTTAGTTGGCGCAGAAAAAATAATGTCACATATTGAAGGAAAACTCGGTGTTAAAGAAGGCGAAGTTACGGCTGATGGTTTATTTAGCTGGAGAGGTGTTGAGTGTTTAGCGGCTTGTGGATATGCTCCAGTTTTACAAATTGGCCCTGAATACACTTTCTACGAAAACTTGACTGAACAATCAGTTGATACATTAATAGACAATTTACGCAATAAATAA